The following coding sequences are from one Achromobacter sp. B7 window:
- a CDS encoding threonine ammonia-lyase has protein sequence MIDIASIQTAREHLRGQVLKTPFTLSRTLSDIFGAEIWLKFENLQFTASFKERGALNRMLSLSDEERAKGVIAVSAGNHAQGVAYHAQRMGVPAVIVMPRFTPTVKVANTRRFGAEVVLAGDTFDDAKAHGYELAQARGLIMIHPYDDEAVISGQGTVALEMLEDQPRLDMMVIAIGGGGLISGVATAAKALKPDIEIVGVQTERFPSMYAAVKGVDMPQGQYTIAEGIAVKSPGALTQPIVAKLVDHIELVSESDIEHAIVVLLEIEKTVVEGAGAAGLAALLRAQEAGSDRYKGKRIGLVLTGGNIDPLMLGELIERGMVRAGRLARIRVDLRDLPGALAHATKLIADAQANITEVHHQRAFTSLPVRNVEVDFVLQTRGPDHILEVIDVLNAAGFAASNHDH, from the coding sequence GTGATCGATATCGCTTCCATCCAGACCGCCCGCGAACACTTGCGCGGCCAGGTCTTGAAGACCCCGTTTACCTTGTCCCGCACGCTGTCCGACATCTTCGGCGCCGAGATCTGGCTGAAGTTCGAGAACCTGCAATTCACGGCGTCGTTCAAGGAACGCGGCGCGTTGAACCGCATGCTCAGCTTGTCGGACGAGGAGCGCGCCAAGGGGGTTATCGCGGTGTCCGCCGGCAACCATGCGCAAGGCGTGGCCTACCATGCGCAGCGCATGGGCGTACCGGCCGTGATCGTGATGCCGCGCTTCACGCCCACCGTCAAGGTGGCCAACACGCGCCGCTTTGGCGCCGAGGTGGTGTTGGCGGGCGATACGTTCGACGATGCGAAGGCGCACGGCTACGAGCTGGCGCAGGCGCGCGGGCTGATCATGATCCACCCCTACGACGACGAAGCCGTCATTTCGGGGCAGGGCACCGTAGCGCTGGAAATGCTGGAAGACCAGCCGCGGCTGGACATGATGGTCATCGCCATCGGCGGCGGCGGGCTGATTTCAGGCGTGGCCACGGCGGCCAAGGCCTTAAAGCCGGACATCGAGATCGTGGGCGTGCAGACCGAGCGCTTCCCGTCGATGTACGCGGCGGTCAAGGGCGTGGACATGCCGCAGGGGCAATACACCATTGCGGAAGGCATCGCCGTGAAGTCGCCCGGCGCGCTGACGCAGCCCATCGTCGCCAAGCTGGTCGATCACATTGAACTGGTCAGCGAAAGCGACATCGAACACGCCATTGTCGTGCTGCTGGAAATTGAAAAGACCGTGGTCGAAGGCGCCGGCGCGGCGGGCCTGGCAGCCCTGCTGCGCGCGCAGGAAGCGGGCAGCGACCGCTACAAGGGCAAGCGCATCGGCCTGGTTCTGACGGGGGGCAACATTGACCCGCTGATGCTGGGCGAGCTGATCGAACGCGGCATGGTGCGCGCCGGCCGCCTTGCCCGTATCCGCGTGGACTTGCGCGACCTGCCGGGTGCGCTGGCGCATGCCACCAAACTCATTGCCGACGCGCAGGCGAATATCACCGAGGTGCATCACCAACGCGCTTTCACGTCATTGCCGGTGCGCAATGTCGAAGTGGATTTTGTCTTGCAGACCCGTGGTCCGGACCACATCCTGGAAGTCATCGACGTGCTGAACGCCGCGGGCTTCGCGGCCAGCAACCACGACCACTGA
- a CDS encoding tetratricopeptide repeat protein, producing the protein MSALIEAIHRAEDGSDLPKMLSLCDQAVREQPASATAWALRARCHAQRKAYVQRDADLARALALDPQCSDAIAVQAVVQYDDGDKQQAWRELRDARQRAPSHFGLLMAEGYLLINDRRLEDAIASWTRASQVRSAAAAPHCYIGSNLHNAGRYTEALPYHQRAVALAPNNGGFLYDAGNNYRRLGDLQNAIAMFDRARAILGEQNAIQHNRASCLQAMERHADAIEEWTSLLRREPDWDWPLEGKARSLHRLGRADEAVPLWRHLDTLSDTGWEGRKEQAREYVRSREPKLAEEALIGLDPLDSGDAQLLFVAGNAQRDQRNWEAALAYYLKGYELAPSDDFLPGNAADMLNYLERYDEALPLAEVAISLDPDWLKWRRVRIEALTHLNRADEAVAYADTALERWPDSGPLHAERINALIAAKRNDEGLAACDRLLALDPDYRSWALFARGRIYGQMKRHAESAVAYRQASSSYQQNGKPYFQELSMKNALEAEAAAAKPAGFLGRLFGRK; encoded by the coding sequence ATGTCCGCCTTGATCGAAGCCATCCACCGCGCCGAAGACGGCAGCGACTTGCCAAAAATGCTGTCGCTGTGCGACCAGGCCGTGCGCGAACAGCCGGCATCGGCCACCGCGTGGGCCTTGCGTGCCCGCTGCCACGCGCAACGCAAAGCCTATGTCCAGCGTGATGCCGATCTGGCGCGCGCGCTGGCGCTGGACCCGCAATGCAGCGACGCCATCGCCGTGCAGGCGGTGGTGCAATACGACGACGGCGACAAGCAGCAGGCGTGGCGTGAATTGCGCGATGCCCGCCAACGCGCGCCTTCGCACTTTGGCCTGCTGATGGCCGAAGGCTACCTGCTGATCAACGACCGCCGCCTGGAAGACGCCATTGCCAGCTGGACCCGCGCCTCTCAAGTGCGTTCGGCCGCCGCCGCGCCGCACTGCTATATCGGATCAAACCTGCACAACGCCGGTCGCTATACCGAGGCCCTGCCCTACCACCAGCGTGCCGTCGCGCTGGCGCCCAACAACGGCGGCTTTTTGTACGATGCCGGCAATAACTACCGGCGCCTGGGCGACCTGCAAAACGCCATCGCCATGTTCGACCGCGCCCGCGCCATCCTGGGCGAACAAAACGCTATCCAGCACAACCGCGCGTCCTGCCTGCAAGCCATGGAACGCCACGCCGACGCCATCGAGGAATGGACCAGCCTGCTGCGACGCGAGCCCGACTGGGACTGGCCGCTGGAAGGCAAGGCGCGGTCGCTGCACCGGCTGGGTCGCGCGGACGAAGCCGTGCCCTTGTGGCGCCATCTGGATACGCTGTCCGACACCGGCTGGGAGGGCCGCAAGGAACAAGCGCGCGAATACGTGCGCAGCCGCGAACCGAAACTTGCCGAAGAAGCGCTGATCGGCCTGGACCCGCTTGACAGCGGCGACGCGCAGCTGCTGTTCGTGGCGGGCAACGCCCAGCGCGACCAGCGCAATTGGGAAGCCGCGCTGGCGTACTACCTGAAAGGCTATGAGCTCGCCCCCAGCGACGACTTCCTGCCCGGCAACGCGGCCGACATGCTGAACTACCTGGAACGCTACGACGAAGCGCTGCCGCTGGCCGAGGTGGCCATTTCGCTGGACCCGGACTGGCTGAAATGGCGTCGCGTCCGCATCGAAGCGCTGACGCATTTGAACCGCGCCGACGAGGCCGTGGCCTACGCCGACACCGCCCTGGAACGTTGGCCTGACAGCGGCCCGCTGCACGCCGAGCGCATCAACGCGCTGATCGCCGCCAAACGCAATGACGAAGGGCTGGCCGCTTGCGACCGGCTGCTGGCGCTGGACCCCGACTACCGCAGTTGGGCGCTGTTCGCGCGCGGCCGGATCTACGGCCAGATGAAGCGCCACGCGGAATCGGCCGTGGCCTACCGCCAGGCCTCCTCGTCCTACCAGCAAAACGGCAAGCCGTATTTTCAGGAGCTGTCGATGAAGAACGCGCTGGAAGCGGAAGCGGCCGCCGCCAAACCCGCCGGCTTCCTGGGACGGCTGTTCGGCCGCAAGTAG
- a CDS encoding PIN domain-containing protein, translated as MSGILRRLLLRLADAGVYTPVWTERIGEEWRRNASRIWDIPPEVLAEFWAEMNARFPDANEADTQVYEASLRYSDPKDFHVIAAGLARRARCGWQQPPVVQVLTWNLKDFNRSELRRQGLDVYNPDRMLVQWWQADASAMRAAIAQIPDDYVALGREPEPLATTLHRERLYGLKSLVARDAG; from the coding sequence ATGTCCGGCATCTTGCGGCGGTTGCTGTTGCGTCTGGCGGATGCCGGCGTGTACACGCCGGTGTGGACCGAACGCATTGGCGAGGAATGGCGCCGCAACGCGTCGCGCATCTGGGATATTCCGCCCGAGGTATTGGCCGAGTTCTGGGCCGAGATGAACGCGCGCTTTCCCGACGCCAATGAAGCCGACACCCAGGTGTATGAGGCCTCGTTGCGCTACAGCGACCCCAAGGACTTCCACGTGATTGCCGCCGGCCTGGCGCGCCGCGCGCGTTGTGGCTGGCAGCAGCCGCCCGTGGTGCAGGTGCTGACCTGGAACCTGAAGGATTTCAACCGGTCGGAATTGCGGCGCCAGGGGCTGGATGTCTACAACCCCGATCGCATGCTGGTGCAATGGTGGCAGGCGGACGCGAGCGCCATGCGCGCGGCCATTGCGCAGATTCCCGACGACTACGTCGCGCTGGGCCGCGAGCCCGAACCCTTGGCCACGACGCTGCATCGCGAACGCTTGTATGGCTTGAAGAGCCTGGTGGCGCGCGACGCGGGGTGA
- a CDS encoding lipoprotein has product MSKYYRTARITLASLALTGLAACANLAQVPPGTPYADVLTQFGKPNYTCPQAGGGQRVIWTQQPMGQFAWGTNVGTDGRVGPVVPLLTDAHFKVLEVGDWGPDRVRCEFGPPARIEEAGLGEKREVVWSYRYKENGVWNSLMYVYMSRDGSKLTHFHPGPDPMYDDERFMWR; this is encoded by the coding sequence ATGTCTAAATATTACAGAACAGCCCGCATCACCCTCGCCTCCCTGGCCCTGACCGGCCTGGCCGCCTGCGCGAACCTGGCCCAGGTGCCGCCCGGCACGCCTTACGCCGATGTGTTGACCCAGTTTGGCAAGCCCAACTACACCTGCCCGCAAGCGGGCGGCGGGCAACGCGTCATCTGGACCCAGCAGCCGATGGGGCAATTTGCCTGGGGCACCAACGTGGGCACCGATGGGCGCGTGGGTCCTGTCGTGCCTTTGCTGACGGACGCGCACTTCAAGGTGCTGGAAGTCGGCGATTGGGGGCCGGACCGGGTGCGCTGTGAATTTGGTCCGCCCGCCCGCATCGAAGAGGCAGGGCTGGGCGAAAAGCGCGAAGTCGTGTGGTCGTATCGCTACAAGGAAAACGGCGTCTGGAATTCGCTGATGTACGTCTACATGAGCCGCGACGGCAGCAAGCTGACGCACTTCCATCCTGGCCCGGACCCGATGTATGACGATGAAAGGTTCATGTGGCGCTAA
- a CDS encoding tripartite tricarboxylate transporter permease, producing the protein MELLQNLMLGFSVAFTPENLSYAFLGCLLGTLVGVLPGLGPVPTIAMLLPITYVLPPTAGLIMLAGIYYGTQYGGSTTAILVNLPGETSAVVTVLDGHQMARNGRAGAALSLAAIGSFFAGSVATVLIAAFAPPLAEVAFAFGPAEYFSLMALGLIGAVVLASGSLPKAICMILLGLLLGMVGTDVNSGVARYDFSIPELQDGIDFAIVAMGVFGLSEIMANLEQKENRVEITDKVGSLYPSRQEFREAAPAIVRGTALGSALGILPGGGSVLSAFASYTLEKKLSKQPERFGKGHPAGLAGPESANNAGAQTSFIPLLTLGIPGNAVMALMVGAMTIHNIQPGPQVMTSHPELFWGLIASMWIGNLMLVILNLPLIGIWVKLLRVPYRMLFPAILVFCTIGVYSLNYNVFDIFMFAIFGVIGYVWSKLGCEGAPLLLGLVLGPMMEENFRRALLLSRGEFSTFVTRPLSATLLALAAILLVLVMLPALRKKREETFVEVD; encoded by the coding sequence ATGGAACTACTGCAAAACCTGATGCTGGGTTTCTCCGTGGCGTTCACGCCGGAAAACCTCAGCTACGCATTCCTGGGCTGCCTGTTGGGCACGTTGGTGGGCGTATTGCCGGGCCTGGGTCCGGTGCCCACCATCGCGATGCTGCTTCCCATCACGTATGTGTTGCCGCCCACGGCCGGCCTCATCATGCTGGCGGGCATTTACTACGGCACCCAGTATGGCGGCTCGACGACGGCCATTCTGGTGAACCTGCCGGGCGAAACGTCCGCCGTGGTGACGGTGCTGGATGGTCACCAGATGGCGCGCAACGGACGGGCCGGCGCGGCCTTGTCGCTTGCTGCCATCGGGTCCTTCTTCGCGGGTAGCGTCGCCACGGTGTTGATCGCGGCCTTCGCGCCGCCCCTGGCGGAAGTGGCGTTTGCCTTCGGACCCGCCGAGTACTTTTCCTTGATGGCCCTGGGTCTTATCGGCGCGGTGGTGCTGGCGTCGGGGTCGCTGCCCAAGGCGATTTGCATGATCCTGCTGGGCTTGCTGCTGGGCATGGTCGGCACCGATGTCAATTCGGGCGTCGCCCGCTACGATTTCAGCATCCCGGAATTGCAGGACGGTATCGACTTCGCCATCGTCGCGATGGGCGTTTTCGGGCTGTCCGAGATCATGGCCAACCTGGAGCAGAAAGAGAATCGGGTCGAGATCACCGACAAGGTGGGTTCGCTGTATCCCAGCCGGCAAGAGTTCCGCGAAGCCGCGCCCGCCATCGTCCGGGGCACTGCCCTGGGTTCCGCACTGGGCATCTTGCCGGGCGGCGGTTCTGTCTTGTCGGCGTTTGCCTCGTACACGCTTGAGAAGAAGCTGTCGAAACAGCCCGAGCGTTTCGGCAAGGGGCATCCGGCCGGCTTGGCAGGTCCGGAATCCGCTAACAACGCGGGCGCGCAAACCTCGTTCATCCCGCTGCTGACGTTGGGTATTCCGGGCAACGCGGTCATGGCCTTGATGGTGGGCGCGATGACCATCCACAACATCCAGCCCGGCCCGCAAGTGATGACGAGCCACCCCGAGCTGTTCTGGGGCCTGATTGCGTCCATGTGGATCGGCAACCTGATGCTTGTCATCCTGAACCTGCCGTTGATCGGCATCTGGGTGAAGCTGTTGCGGGTTCCCTACCGCATGCTGTTCCCGGCAATCCTGGTGTTCTGCACGATCGGCGTGTATTCGCTGAACTACAACGTGTTCGACATCTTCATGTTCGCCATCTTCGGCGTCATCGGGTATGTCTGGAGCAAGCTGGGCTGCGAGGGTGCGCCGCTGTTGCTGGGCCTGGTGCTGGGTCCGATGATGGAAGAAAACTTCCGTCGGGCGCTGCTGCTGTCGCGAGGTGAATTCAGCACCTTCGTCACGCGTCCGCTGTCCGCCACATTGCTGGCGCTGGCCGCCATTTTGCTGGTGCTGGTGATGCTGCCGGCGCTGCGAAAGAAGCGCGAGGAAACGTTCGTCGAGGTCGACTGA
- the rpsO gene encoding 30S ribosomal protein S15 yields MSVADIKKSDIVAQFQRAQGDTGSPEVQVALLTARINELTGHFKEHMKDHHSRRGLLRMVSRRRKLLDYLKGRNPDSYRALIEKLGLRK; encoded by the coding sequence ATGTCTGTAGCTGACATCAAGAAATCCGATATCGTTGCGCAGTTCCAACGCGCTCAAGGCGATACCGGCTCCCCCGAAGTTCAGGTGGCTCTGCTCACCGCCCGTATCAACGAACTGACCGGTCACTTCAAAGAACACATGAAGGACCATCACTCGCGCCGCGGTCTGCTGCGTATGGTCAGCCGTCGCCGCAAGCTGCTCGACTATCTCAAGGGCCGCAATCCCGATTCGTACCGCGCTCTGATCGAAAAACTCGGTCTGCGCAAGTGA
- the pnp gene encoding polyribonucleotide nucleotidyltransferase produces the protein MFNKVTKSFQYGQHTVVLETGEIARQASGAVVVSIEDTVVLATVVASKKAKPGQTFFPLTVDYIEKTYAAGRIPGGFFKREGKPSEKETLTSRLIDRPLRPLFPEDFYNEVQVVIHTLSVNPEIDPDIAAMIGASAALAISGIPFNGPIGAARVGYIDGQYALNPTATQLKSSKLDLVVAGTENAVLMVESEAQQLSEEIMLGGVVFGHEQMQAVINAIHELVKDAGKPEWDWQAPAKDEALIAAVTAAAQEGLNAAYQIREKQARTAKLREVSADVSAKLAAAAAEKGEPAPDAVTVDNIMFSLESAIVRGQILNGEPRIDGRDTRTVRPISVRLGVLPRAHGSALFTRGETQALVVATLGTKQDEQIIDALMGEYRDRFMMHYNMPPFATGETGRIGVPKRREIGHGRLAKRSLIPLLPAPEDFQYTIRIVSEITESNGSSSMASVCGGSLAMMDAGVPVKDHVAGVAMGLILDGGKFAVLTDILGDEDHLGDMDFKVAGTENGVTALQMDIKIQGITKEIMQVALAQAREGRLHILTKMKEALDGSRGELSAFAPRMLTIKINPEKIRDVIGKGGATIRALTEETGTQIDISDDGTIVIASVDEAQAKEAQRRIVELTADVEVGQMYEGSVLRLLDFGAIVQVLPGRDGLLHISEIANYRIANINDVLKVGQQVRVKVIEADDKGRLRLSIKAIGGIEAQQPAAAPDAAPQSEPQAE, from the coding sequence ATGTTCAACAAAGTGACAAAATCGTTCCAGTACGGCCAGCACACGGTCGTCCTGGAAACTGGCGAGATCGCTCGCCAGGCCTCCGGCGCCGTTGTGGTGTCGATTGAGGACACCGTTGTCCTGGCTACTGTCGTAGCTTCCAAGAAGGCCAAGCCGGGTCAAACGTTTTTCCCGCTGACCGTCGACTACATCGAAAAGACCTACGCCGCCGGCCGTATTCCGGGTGGGTTCTTCAAGCGCGAAGGCAAGCCGTCCGAAAAGGAAACGCTGACCTCGCGCCTGATCGATCGTCCGCTGCGTCCGCTGTTCCCCGAAGACTTCTACAACGAAGTCCAGGTGGTCATCCACACGCTGTCGGTCAATCCCGAGATTGATCCCGACATCGCCGCCATGATCGGCGCCTCGGCCGCTCTGGCCATTTCGGGCATCCCGTTCAACGGCCCGATCGGCGCCGCTCGCGTGGGCTACATCGACGGCCAATACGCGCTGAACCCGACCGCCACGCAGCTGAAGTCCTCGAAGCTGGACCTGGTGGTTGCCGGTACGGAAAACGCCGTGCTGATGGTGGAATCGGAAGCCCAACAGCTGTCCGAAGAAATCATGCTGGGCGGTGTGGTGTTCGGCCACGAGCAAATGCAGGCCGTCATCAACGCCATTCACGAATTGGTGAAGGACGCCGGCAAGCCCGAGTGGGACTGGCAAGCGCCCGCCAAGGACGAAGCCCTGATCGCCGCCGTGACCGCGGCTGCCCAGGAAGGCTTGAACGCCGCCTACCAGATCCGCGAAAAGCAGGCCCGTACGGCCAAGCTGCGCGAAGTGTCGGCCGACGTGTCGGCCAAGCTGGCTGCCGCCGCTGCTGAAAAGGGCGAGCCCGCGCCTGACGCCGTCACCGTCGACAACATCATGTTCTCGCTGGAATCGGCCATCGTTCGCGGTCAGATCCTGAACGGCGAACCGCGTATCGACGGTCGCGACACCCGCACCGTTCGCCCCATCAGCGTGCGTCTGGGCGTGCTGCCCCGCGCACACGGCAGCGCGCTGTTCACCCGTGGTGAAACGCAAGCGCTGGTCGTGGCCACGCTGGGCACCAAGCAAGACGAACAGATCATCGACGCGCTCATGGGTGAATACCGCGACCGCTTCATGATGCACTACAACATGCCTCCGTTCGCCACCGGCGAAACGGGCCGCATCGGTGTGCCCAAGCGCCGCGAAATCGGTCACGGCCGTCTCGCCAAGCGTTCGCTGATCCCGCTGCTGCCGGCTCCGGAAGACTTCCAATACACGATCCGCATCGTGTCGGAAATCACCGAGTCCAACGGCTCGTCGTCGATGGCTTCGGTCTGCGGCGGCTCGCTGGCCATGATGGACGCCGGCGTGCCGGTCAAGGATCACGTGGCCGGTGTGGCCATGGGCCTGATCCTGGACGGCGGCAAGTTCGCCGTGCTGACCGACATTCTGGGTGACGAAGATCACCTGGGCGACATGGACTTCAAGGTTGCGGGCACCGAAAACGGCGTCACCGCACTGCAGATGGACATCAAGATCCAGGGCATCACGAAGGAAATCATGCAAGTGGCGCTGGCGCAAGCCCGCGAAGGCCGCCTGCACATCCTGACCAAGATGAAGGAAGCGCTGGACGGTTCGCGCGGCGAGCTCTCGGCTTTTGCCCCGCGCATGCTGACCATCAAGATCAACCCCGAGAAGATCCGCGACGTGATCGGCAAGGGCGGCGCCACCATCCGTGCGCTGACCGAAGAAACCGGCACGCAGATCGACATCTCCGACGACGGCACGATCGTGATCGCCAGCGTCGACGAAGCGCAGGCCAAAGAAGCCCAGCGCCGCATCGTCGAACTGACGGCCGATGTCGAAGTGGGCCAGATGTACGAAGGTTCGGTCCTGCGTCTGCTGGACTTCGGCGCCATCGTGCAAGTGCTGCCGGGCCGTGACGGCCTGCTGCACATCTCGGAAATCGCCAACTACCGCATCGCCAACATCAACGATGTGCTGAAGGTCGGCCAGCAAGTCCGCGTCAAGGTCATCGAGGCCGACGACAAGGGCCGTCTGCGCCTGTCCATCAAGGCAATCGGCGGTATCGAAGCGCAGCAACCCGCTGCCGCTCCCGATGCAGCCCCCCAATCGGAACCGCAAGCTGAATAA
- a CDS encoding RDD family protein — protein sequence MQCPRCNWQNPASNTQCFSCQAPLPVPASSAAQPAGAFATGKKKTKPAKASAPKAAARSAPAGQGNALVFPSIWPRLGASAIDAVVMAVGMTVLILASQLTYEGLTGDKAPFWIALIAGLIGWFLPAIMDAWGNGSPGKRAVKLRVVNRKGKAPGLVRSMWRHTLKYTVNMLLPGLFHHLQQMIFGERAMHNALAGTHVITRDANPHAMQAAVARAPSVTGAGKFLFFVFGTLVLVVVGIVIGVNATGDRNSDNPLHADINRYDLVSDPVRRLAENHYRRTQKFPASLDDLGISQQSMQDSGFSKVEMNPVNGVLRFTIAGTPSTDGTPSLAGKHLVYVPELRAERKGGGVRRWQCGSDDIPASDRTYSCRHDASAFSR from the coding sequence ATGCAATGCCCTCGCTGCAATTGGCAGAACCCCGCCTCGAATACGCAATGCTTCAGTTGCCAGGCGCCGCTGCCTGTCCCGGCTTCGTCGGCCGCCCAACCCGCCGGCGCATTCGCCACGGGCAAGAAGAAAACAAAACCCGCCAAGGCCTCCGCGCCTAAAGCCGCCGCCCGTTCTGCCCCCGCCGGACAAGGCAACGCGCTAGTGTTCCCCAGCATCTGGCCACGGCTGGGTGCAAGCGCAATAGACGCCGTGGTGATGGCAGTGGGGATGACCGTCTTGATCCTGGCGTCCCAGCTGACCTACGAGGGCTTGACCGGTGACAAGGCGCCCTTCTGGATTGCCTTGATCGCCGGATTGATTGGCTGGTTCCTGCCCGCCATCATGGACGCGTGGGGCAACGGGTCGCCGGGCAAGCGCGCGGTGAAACTGCGCGTGGTCAATCGCAAAGGCAAGGCGCCGGGCCTGGTGCGGTCGATGTGGCGGCACACGTTGAAGTACACGGTGAACATGCTGCTGCCGGGCCTGTTTCACCACTTGCAGCAAATGATCTTTGGCGAACGCGCCATGCACAACGCCTTGGCCGGCACGCACGTGATCACACGCGATGCGAACCCGCACGCGATGCAGGCGGCCGTGGCGCGCGCCCCGTCCGTCACCGGCGCGGGCAAGTTCCTGTTTTTTGTTTTCGGCACCCTGGTCCTGGTGGTGGTGGGCATCGTCATTGGCGTGAACGCCACCGGCGATCGCAACAGCGACAACCCGCTGCATGCGGATATCAACCGCTACGACCTGGTGTCCGACCCGGTGCGCCGCCTGGCGGAAAACCACTATCGGCGCACGCAGAAGTTTCCGGCCAGCCTGGACGACCTGGGCATCAGCCAGCAGTCCATGCAAGACAGCGGCTTTTCCAAGGTGGAGATGAACCCGGTCAACGGCGTATTGCGCTTCACCATTGCCGGCACGCCCAGCACCGACGGCACGCCCAGCCTGGCGGGCAAGCATCTGGTCTACGTGCCGGAACTGCGCGCCGAACGCAAAGGCGGCGGCGTGCGCCGGTGGCAATGCGGCAGCGACGACATCCCCGCCAGCGACCGTACCTACAGTTGCCGCCACGACGCCAGCGCCTTCTCGCGCTAG
- a CDS encoding tripartite tricarboxylate transporter TctB family protein, translating to MFIALGGAFSAQATEYSMGSAARMGPGYFPFWLGIVLALMGAVVLISALAKNAQTTTISRYDFRILFLVVGSVVLYGFALSHLGLYLSVFLLVLISSLASHEFNWKVAVANGLFLVAFSYLAFIRGLGLIFPLWPSAFAN from the coding sequence ATGTTCATTGCTTTGGGAGGGGCCTTTTCCGCGCAGGCCACCGAATATTCCATGGGAAGCGCGGCACGTATGGGACCGGGATATTTCCCTTTCTGGCTGGGCATCGTCCTGGCGCTGATGGGCGCCGTCGTGCTGATCAGCGCGCTGGCCAAGAACGCCCAGACGACCACCATCAGCCGCTACGACTTCCGCATTCTTTTCCTGGTGGTCGGGTCGGTGGTGTTGTACGGTTTCGCGCTTTCGCACCTGGGGCTTTACCTTTCAGTTTTTCTGCTGGTGCTCATCAGCAGCCTTGCCAGCCACGAATTCAATTGGAAAGTCGCCGTTGCCAACGGCCTGTTCCTCGTGGCGTTCTCCTACCTTGCGTTCATCCGCGGCCTGGGCTTGATATTTCCCCTGTGGCCCAGCGCATTCGCCAACTAG
- a CDS encoding serine hydrolase, giving the protein MNAIPSPRLAEPVEHLPRGEDFLLWPPCLQSYGYRIVDRLFATRAIRRGSQPRPLPRAPEIDVRFTQGDEQLGVADLMDRNNVAGLIAIHRGHIVLERYGLGFQAHERWSTMSTVKSMTAMLTGAALHDGSIASLDDPVTAYVPALAGCAYDAVTVRHLLTMSSGIAWEENYTDKSSDVNRYSKSLADKVPGGVLGLLRACHRAHDAGRVWHYNTGDTYLLGAVLSAATGGTLADYMSRRIWQPCGMEFDGFYTLESDDGQEIGGSRAGMTLRDIGRFAQFVLDDGVAGGERILPEGWVARSGTPAFQIPADQHAAHREALGLAAYGYSWWLREDGAMMAMGHSGQRIFIDTRAQLAVVQLAAYPEPRYASPNEPDRDAALNAFILALREATGA; this is encoded by the coding sequence ATGAACGCTATCCCCTCCCCGCGGTTGGCCGAGCCCGTTGAACACCTGCCGCGCGGTGAAGACTTCCTGCTGTGGCCGCCCTGCCTGCAGTCGTATGGCTATCGCATTGTCGATCGCCTGTTCGCCACCCGCGCCATCCGCCGTGGCTCGCAGCCACGCCCCTTGCCGCGCGCTCCCGAAATCGACGTGCGCTTCACGCAGGGCGATGAACAGCTGGGTGTGGCCGATCTGATGGACCGCAACAACGTTGCCGGCCTGATCGCGATCCATCGCGGCCACATTGTTCTGGAACGCTATGGCCTGGGTTTCCAAGCGCATGAGCGCTGGTCGACCATGTCCACGGTCAAGTCCATGACGGCCATGCTGACGGGCGCGGCCTTGCACGACGGCTCGATTGCGAGCCTGGACGACCCGGTGACGGCCTATGTACCGGCGCTGGCCGGCTGCGCCTACGATGCCGTGACGGTGCGCCACCTGCTGACAATGTCATCAGGTATCGCCTGGGAAGAAAACTACACCGACAAGTCCTCGGATGTGAATCGCTATAGCAAATCGCTGGCCGACAAGGTGCCGGGTGGCGTGCTGGGCTTGCTGCGCGCCTGCCATCGCGCCCACGACGCCGGCCGGGTATGGCACTACAACACCGGGGATACGTATCTGCTGGGCGCGGTACTCAGCGCCGCCACCGGCGGGACGCTGGCCGACTATATGTCACGGCGAATCTGGCAGCCGTGCGGCATGGAATTCGACGGGTTCTACACGCTGGAATCTGACGATGGGCAGGAGATCGGAGGCAGCCGCGCGGGCATGACGCTACGCGACATCGGCCGCTTCGCACAGTTCGTGCTGGACGATGGCGTGGCGGGCGGCGAGCGCATCCTGCCCGAAGGCTGGGTCGCACGGTCCGGCACCCCGGCATTCCAGATCCCGGCCGACCAGCACGCCGCGCATCGAGAGGCGCTGGGCCTCGCGGCGTACGGCTACAGCTGGTGGCTGCGCGAGGACGGCGCGATGATGGCCATGGGCCATTCCGGTCAGCGCATCTTCATCGATACGCGCGCACAGCTGGCGGTGGTGCAGCTTGCCGCCTATCCCGAGCCGCGCTACGCGAGCCCCAACGAGCCAGACCGCGATGCAGCACTGAACGCTTTCATTCTTGCCCTGCGCGAGGCCACGGGCGCATAA